One segment of Niveibacterium microcysteis DNA contains the following:
- a CDS encoding GNAT family N-acetyltransferase: MQATLREATTYSIHAYPAHLINSISLRRGRRATLRPVLPQDAPLEQKFVATLSQGARFNRFHGNLCGLSEKVAAQITCIDYVRQMGFVVTLPEGDEEVVIADACYVLSDDGDTAEFAIAVSDTWQRQGLGSQLIDALCDAARRGGARWLYGEVLASNTSMLGLMIRCGFTVRPHPGDERLVRVERSVTGPAKTRRTARRPNRLLAALNHALPRWLQRVQGITASPTPSGRSYERQLLGRVM; encoded by the coding sequence ATGCAAGCCACCCTGCGCGAAGCAACGACTTACAGCATCCACGCCTACCCGGCCCATCTGATCAACTCGATTTCGCTGCGTCGCGGCCGCCGCGCCACGCTGCGCCCGGTGCTGCCGCAAGACGCGCCGCTGGAACAGAAGTTCGTCGCCACCCTGTCGCAAGGGGCACGCTTCAACCGCTTCCACGGCAACCTCTGTGGCCTGAGCGAGAAGGTGGCGGCACAGATCACCTGCATCGACTACGTGCGCCAGATGGGCTTCGTCGTCACGCTGCCGGAAGGCGACGAGGAAGTCGTGATTGCCGACGCCTGCTACGTGTTGAGCGACGACGGCGACACCGCCGAATTCGCGATCGCGGTATCGGACACCTGGCAGCGCCAAGGCCTCGGCAGCCAGTTGATCGACGCGCTGTGCGATGCCGCCCGCCGCGGGGGCGCCCGCTGGCTGTACGGTGAAGTGCTCGCCTCCAACACCAGCATGCTTGGGCTGATGATTCGTTGCGGCTTCACGGTACGCCCGCACCCCGGTGACGAGCGCCTCGTGCGGGTTGAGCGCAGCGTGACTGGCCCGGCCAAAACGCGCCGCACAGCGCGCCGGCCGAACCGCCTGCTCGCAGCGCTGAACCACGCCCTGCCGCGTTGGCTGCAGCGCGTGCAAGGCATCACCGCAAGTCCGACGCCGAGCGGGCGCAGCTATGAACGCCAGTTGCTCGGCCGCGTCATGTGA
- a CDS encoding Crp/Fnr family transcriptional regulator: MKNDAPLSPSVLKDDILEAIAAHGGVRTFPAHSVLINEEDETDSIFILLSGRVKVFGASAQGREVIYNTLGPGEYFGEMSLDGGPRSASVMTLEPTTCVVVAGSKVRDFLGKHPDFALHLIRKLIGLVRHSTDNVKSLALDDVYSRVARLLNDRAREVDGRLMVADRLTQQDIADHVGSSREMISRIFKQLTTGGYIALEGKQIVLLKKLPAGW; encoded by the coding sequence ATGAAAAACGACGCTCCGCTTTCTCCGTCCGTGCTGAAGGACGACATCCTCGAAGCCATCGCCGCGCACGGCGGTGTGCGCACCTTTCCGGCTCATTCAGTTCTGATCAACGAGGAAGACGAAACCGACTCGATCTTCATCCTGCTCTCGGGCCGGGTGAAGGTGTTCGGCGCATCTGCGCAAGGCCGCGAGGTGATCTACAACACCCTCGGGCCGGGCGAGTACTTCGGCGAGATGTCGCTGGACGGCGGCCCGCGCTCCGCATCGGTGATGACGCTTGAACCCACCACCTGCGTCGTGGTGGCCGGCAGCAAGGTGCGCGACTTTCTAGGCAAGCACCCGGACTTTGCGTTGCACCTGATCCGCAAGTTGATCGGGCTCGTGCGCCACTCCACCGACAACGTAAAAAGCCTCGCGCTGGACGATGTGTATAGCCGCGTCGCGCGCCTGCTGAACGATCGCGCCCGTGAAGTTGATGGTCGCCTGATGGTGGCCGACAGACTGACCCAGCAGGACATCGCGGACCACGTGGGCTCGTCGCGCGAGATGATCAGTCGTATCTTCAAGCAGCTCACCACCGGTGGCTACATCGCACTGGAAGGCAAGCAGATCGTTCTCTTGAAAAAGCTGCCTGCGGGCTGGTAA
- a CDS encoding YkgJ family cysteine cluster protein yields the protein MSSTNTANNPCLDCGACCAHFRVSFYWSEAEAGGLPASLTEQINPFFACMAGTNNPAAPRCVALRGTIGEQVACTVYAQRPSACKEVEAGDDKCNRARGRYGLNPLPRQEKQTANAA from the coding sequence ATGAGCTCTACGAACACTGCCAATAACCCCTGTCTGGATTGCGGCGCGTGCTGCGCGCACTTCCGAGTCTCGTTCTACTGGTCAGAGGCCGAAGCCGGCGGCTTGCCGGCTTCGCTCACCGAACAGATCAACCCATTCTTCGCCTGCATGGCGGGCACCAACAACCCGGCAGCCCCCCGCTGTGTTGCGCTGCGCGGAACCATTGGTGAGCAAGTCGCCTGCACGGTCTACGCGCAACGCCCTTCCGCCTGCAAGGAAGTCGAGGCCGGCGACGACAAGTGCAACCGCGCACGCGGACGCTACGGCCTCAACCCCTTGCCCAGACAGGAAAAACAGACTGCCAACGCGGCCTGA
- a CDS encoding YgiQ family radical SAM protein — translation MSRAEMDALGWDVCDIILVTGDAYIDHPSFGMALIGRALEAQGFRVGIIAQPDWTSAEPFRALGRPAMFFGVTAGNMDSMINRYTADRKIRSDDAYTPHGEAGKRPDRAVTVYAQRAREAYPDANIVIGSIEASLRRIAHYDYWSDKVRRSVLPDSKADLLIFGSAERAIIDLAHRLAAGEAIENIRDLRGTAFMVKRGWKPSEDWVEQDSTDLDRPGRIDPHPDPYAMEPQQTASAPNADGSMPVRIVPAAERVAARKAQRAKTVIRLPAFEQVKDDAVLYAHTSRVFHLESNPGNARALVQGHGDRDVWLNPPPVPLTTEEMDWVFDQPYARAPHPVYGDAHIPAWEMIRFSINIMRGCFGGCTFCSITEHEGRIIQSRSHESILKEIEEIRDKIPEFRGHITDLGGPTANMYRMACKDPKIESSCRRLSCVYPGICENLNTDHSSLIELYRKARRIPGVKKITIGSGLRYDLAVRSPEYVKELVTHHVSGLLKIAPEHTEENTLSKMMKPGIGTYDKFKRLFDKFSKEAGKKQHLVPYFIAAHPGTTDEDMLNLALWLKANDFRPDQVQTFTPTPLAMATAMYHTRRNPLRKVSRDSEIVETARSGVQRKLHKALLRYHDPAGHELIREYLHSIGRDDLIGNGPHHLVPRAAPARLQRAGLKPRGNDFVHAITPNGRGKPATPPAAKAGGRSAQKAPPKAQTARNAPRNKQGRPR, via the coding sequence ATGTCGCGTGCCGAGATGGACGCGCTGGGCTGGGACGTGTGCGACATCATCCTGGTGACCGGCGACGCCTACATCGACCACCCGAGCTTCGGCATGGCGCTGATCGGGCGTGCGCTGGAGGCGCAGGGCTTCCGCGTCGGCATCATCGCGCAGCCGGACTGGACCTCGGCCGAGCCCTTCCGGGCGCTGGGCCGCCCGGCGATGTTCTTCGGCGTAACCGCCGGGAACATGGATTCGATGATCAACCGCTACACCGCGGACCGGAAGATCCGCTCGGACGACGCCTACACGCCACACGGCGAGGCTGGCAAGCGCCCGGACCGCGCCGTGACCGTGTATGCCCAGCGCGCTCGTGAGGCCTATCCCGACGCGAATATCGTGATCGGCTCGATCGAGGCGAGCCTGCGCCGCATCGCGCACTACGACTACTGGTCGGACAAGGTGCGCCGCTCGGTGCTGCCGGATTCGAAAGCCGACCTGCTGATCTTCGGCAGCGCCGAACGCGCGATCATCGACCTTGCACATCGCCTCGCCGCCGGTGAGGCGATCGAGAACATCCGCGACCTGCGCGGGACCGCCTTCATGGTCAAGCGCGGTTGGAAACCTTCAGAAGACTGGGTCGAGCAGGACTCGACCGATCTGGACCGCCCCGGCCGCATCGACCCGCACCCCGATCCCTACGCGATGGAGCCGCAGCAGACGGCCAGCGCGCCGAACGCCGATGGTTCGATGCCGGTGCGCATCGTGCCGGCAGCCGAGCGCGTCGCGGCTCGCAAGGCGCAGCGCGCAAAAACCGTGATCCGCCTGCCGGCCTTTGAGCAGGTGAAGGACGACGCGGTGCTGTACGCGCATACCTCTCGCGTGTTCCACCTCGAATCCAACCCCGGCAACGCGCGTGCGCTGGTGCAAGGGCATGGGGATCGCGACGTGTGGCTCAACCCGCCGCCGGTGCCGCTCACCACCGAGGAGATGGACTGGGTCTTCGATCAGCCCTACGCCCGCGCGCCGCACCCGGTGTATGGCGATGCGCACATTCCGGCGTGGGAGATGATCCGCTTCTCGATCAACATCATGCGCGGCTGCTTCGGCGGCTGCACCTTCTGCTCGATCACCGAGCACGAGGGTCGCATCATCCAGAGCCGCTCGCACGAATCGATCCTCAAGGAAATCGAGGAGATCCGCGACAAGATCCCCGAGTTCCGTGGCCACATCACCGATCTGGGCGGCCCGACGGCCAACATGTACCGCATGGCCTGCAAGGACCCGAAGATCGAGTCCTCGTGCCGGCGCCTCTCATGCGTGTACCCCGGCATCTGCGAGAACCTGAACACGGACCACTCGTCACTCATCGAGCTCTACCGCAAGGCGCGGCGGATTCCGGGCGTCAAGAAGATCACCATCGGTTCGGGCCTGCGTTACGACCTCGCGGTGCGCTCGCCGGAGTACGTGAAGGAGCTGGTGACGCACCACGTCAGCGGGCTTCTGAAGATTGCGCCGGAACACACCGAAGAGAACACGCTGTCGAAGATGATGAAGCCGGGCATCGGCACCTACGACAAATTCAAGCGCCTGTTCGACAAGTTCTCGAAGGAGGCCGGCAAGAAGCAGCACCTCGTGCCCTACTTCATCGCCGCCCACCCCGGCACCACCGACGAGGACATGCTGAACCTCGCGCTGTGGCTCAAGGCCAACGACTTCCGCCCGGACCAGGTGCAGACCTTCACGCCGACGCCGCTGGCGATGGCGACCGCGATGTACCACACGCGCAGGAACCCTTTGCGCAAGGTCAGTCGCGATTCGGAGATCGTCGAGACCGCGCGCTCCGGTGTGCAGCGCAAGCTGCACAAGGCGTTGCTGCGTTACCACGACCCGGCCGGACATGAGCTGATCCGCGAGTACCTGCATTCGATCGGGCGCGACGACCTGATCGGCAACGGCCCGCACCACCTGGTGCCGCGCGCTGCGCCAGCGCGCCTGCAACGCGCCGGCCTGAAGCCGCGGGGCAACGATTTCGTGCACGCCATTACCCCGAACGGGCGTGGCAAGCCGGCTACGCCGCCCGCAGCCAAAGCCGGCGGGCGCTCAGCGCAAAAAGCGCCACCCAAAGCGCAAACAGCGCGCAATGCACCGCGCAACAAGCAAGGACGTCCACGCTGA
- a CDS encoding carboxy terminal-processing peptidase has product MRTPLTPQQHQASTAKMVATLLSRYHYSAPPLDDALSVKVFDHYLESLDSERVLFLQRDVDLYSAARKRLDDAILAEDMRVPFALFNTYRDRQIERYTYSRQLLKAGFDFTEKETLDYDRKAADWPRTQEELRDLWRKRVKNDWLRLRLAGQKDDAIRTTLDKRYEGFLSRIDKTNASDVFQVFMDAYATAVDPHTNYLGPRASEEFDISMKLSLVGIGTVLQTRDEYTTIRELVPGGPAALSGKLKVGDRIVGVGQGTTAPVTEVLGWRLDDVVSQIRGKLDTVVVLDVLPGDAGLDGKRKLIQLTRKKISIEEQAARKTIIEVKEGASVRKIGVITLPSFYEDFEARRQGDKEFRSASRDVARLLGELKKDKVDGVVVDLRNNGGGSLRQAVEITGLFIDQGPVVQQRDAQGKVVVESDTRPGFAWSGPMAVLINRFSASASEIFAAAIQDYGRGVVLGEPSFGKGTVQTVVSLDQLLKSEKPVYGEVKLTVAEFFRVNGDTTQLRGVKPDIAFPVLSDIEHLGESSFDNALPAIQIKPASFAPAGELDGLIPDLRSRYQLRLGSDRALKRLNEDADEIAALRKRTTVSLNEAERRAERDAQEARQKQRAAEDARASGKAGAGKTATRGAAAVDPDDADDGLLDSERPAGQTRTDKAKKKREEPDVLLTESARILSDEVSLLKGDARLAAKVLPRAAVTAGNP; this is encoded by the coding sequence ATGCGCACGCCGCTTACGCCTCAGCAGCATCAGGCTTCGACGGCCAAGATGGTCGCGACCTTGTTGTCGCGTTATCACTATTCGGCGCCGCCGCTGGATGACGCCTTGTCGGTGAAGGTGTTCGACCATTATCTGGAATCGCTGGATTCCGAGCGGGTGCTTTTCCTGCAGCGCGATGTGGATCTCTACTCTGCGGCCCGTAAGCGTCTGGATGACGCGATCCTTGCCGAAGACATGCGGGTGCCATTCGCGCTGTTTAACACTTATCGGGATCGTCAGATCGAGCGCTACACGTATTCCAGGCAGTTGCTCAAGGCCGGCTTCGACTTCACCGAGAAGGAGACGCTGGACTATGACCGCAAGGCCGCCGACTGGCCGCGCACACAGGAGGAGTTGCGCGATCTGTGGCGCAAGCGCGTCAAGAACGACTGGTTGAGGCTGCGCCTCGCCGGGCAGAAGGACGACGCGATCCGCACCACGCTGGACAAACGCTACGAAGGCTTCCTCAGCCGTATCGACAAGACCAACGCGAGCGACGTGTTCCAGGTCTTCATGGATGCCTACGCAACGGCCGTGGATCCGCATACCAACTATCTCGGCCCGCGTGCATCGGAGGAGTTCGATATTTCGATGAAGCTCTCGCTCGTGGGTATCGGAACAGTGCTTCAGACCCGTGACGAATACACGACGATCCGCGAGCTGGTGCCAGGCGGTCCGGCAGCGCTGTCGGGCAAGCTCAAGGTGGGTGACCGCATCGTCGGCGTGGGGCAGGGCACGACTGCACCGGTGACCGAAGTGCTTGGCTGGCGGCTGGACGATGTGGTCAGCCAGATCCGCGGCAAGCTCGATACGGTGGTGGTGCTCGATGTATTGCCGGGTGATGCGGGGCTTGATGGCAAGCGCAAGCTGATTCAGCTGACGCGGAAGAAGATCAGTATCGAGGAGCAGGCGGCCCGCAAGACGATCATCGAAGTGAAGGAGGGTGCTTCGGTACGCAAGATCGGCGTGATTACGCTGCCGTCCTTCTACGAGGATTTCGAGGCGCGACGTCAGGGCGACAAGGAATTCCGCAGTGCATCGCGCGACGTCGCGCGCCTGCTGGGTGAGCTGAAGAAGGACAAGGTCGACGGCGTGGTGGTCGATCTGCGTAACAACGGCGGCGGTTCTTTGCGGCAAGCGGTTGAAATTACCGGCCTGTTCATCGACCAGGGTCCGGTGGTGCAGCAGCGCGATGCGCAGGGCAAGGTAGTGGTGGAGTCGGATACGCGCCCCGGCTTTGCGTGGAGTGGGCCGATGGCGGTGCTGATCAACCGCTTCTCAGCGTCGGCGTCGGAGATCTTTGCTGCAGCGATTCAGGATTACGGACGCGGCGTGGTGCTGGGCGAGCCGAGCTTTGGCAAGGGCACGGTGCAGACGGTGGTCAGCCTCGATCAGTTGCTCAAGTCAGAGAAGCCGGTCTATGGCGAGGTCAAGCTCACGGTGGCGGAGTTCTTCCGCGTAAATGGCGATACCACCCAGCTGCGGGGCGTCAAGCCTGATATTGCCTTCCCGGTACTCAGCGACATCGAGCATCTGGGGGAATCCAGCTTCGATAACGCCTTGCCGGCGATCCAGATCAAACCGGCCAGTTTTGCGCCGGCGGGCGAGTTGGACGGGCTGATTCCGGACCTGCGCTCGCGCTATCAGTTGCGCCTTGGAAGCGACCGTGCGCTCAAGCGTTTGAACGAGGATGCGGATGAGATTGCCGCGTTGCGCAAACGGACAACGGTGTCGCTGAACGAAGCGGAACGTCGCGCCGAACGTGACGCGCAAGAAGCCCGCCAGAAGCAGCGCGCCGCGGAAGACGCGCGAGCCAGCGGCAAGGCCGGCGCCGGCAAAACTGCCACACGCGGTGCGGCAGCTGTTGATCCGGATGACGCTGATGACGGCTTGCTCGATAGCGAGCGCCCGGCTGGCCAGACGCGCACCGACAAAGCCAAGAAGAAACGTGAAGAGCCGGATGTTCTGCTGACTGAGAGCGCGCGGATCCTCAGCGACGAGGTCAGCCTGCTCAAGGGTGACGCACGCTTGGCCGCCAAGGTACTGCCACGAGCGGCTGTGACAGCAGGCAATCCGTAA
- a CDS encoding GFA family protein: MHYHGSCHCGRIAYEVEGEVEQGIECNCSHCSRKGYCLWFVSREQVRLLTPPSAMSTYTFNRHVIQHHFCPVCGCSPFGFGRSPDGKETAAVNLRCLQDFDLASVPRVQVDGRSF, from the coding sequence ATGCACTATCACGGCAGTTGTCACTGTGGGCGGATCGCCTACGAAGTCGAAGGCGAAGTCGAGCAGGGCATCGAGTGCAACTGCTCGCATTGCAGCCGCAAGGGCTATTGCCTTTGGTTCGTTTCGCGCGAGCAGGTTCGTCTGCTGACTCCGCCGAGCGCGATGAGTACCTACACCTTCAACCGGCATGTGATCCAACATCACTTCTGCCCGGTCTGCGGCTGTTCACCCTTTGGTTTTGGTCGTTCGCCGGACGGCAAGGAAACGGCGGCCGTCAACCTGCGCTGCCTGCAGGACTTTGATCTGGCCAGCGTGCCGCGCGTGCAGGTGGACGGGCGCAGCTTCTAA